From a region of the Panicum virgatum strain AP13 chromosome 2K, P.virgatum_v5, whole genome shotgun sequence genome:
- the LOC120694983 gene encoding basic blue protein-like, which yields MAAHWQALLFLAVVFAAVSLASATQWMVGDGGGWRAQFNKTGWADGKTFRVGDTLMFMYPAGNHTVIQVDKEDFAACNVETNSKLGAWYSGNDVVPLNKPGKMWFFCSVEGHCNNGMKLVINVVGDGAAPAPAPVEPASPPSSAPAMGYTVGGAVAVAGAVLASVLAF from the exons ATGGCAGCCCACTGGCAAGCTCTGCTCTTCTTGGCCGTCGTCTTCGCCGCGGTGTCGCTGGCCTCCGCCACGCAGTGGATggtcggggacggcggcggctggagggcCCAGTTCAACAAGACCGGCTGGGCCGACGGCAAGACGTTCAGGGTCGGCGACACCCTGA TGTTCATGTACCCCGCGGGCAACCACACGGTGATCCAGGTCGACAAGGAGGACTTCGCGGCGTGCAACGTGGAGACCAACAGCAAGCTCGGGGCCTGGTACTCCGGCAACGACGTCGTCCCCCTCAACAAGCCCGGCAAGATGTGGTTCTTCTGCAGCGTCGAAGGCCACTGCAACAACGGCATGAAGCTCGTCATCAACGTCGTCGGGGacggcgccgccccggccccggccccggtgGAGCCGgcttcgccgccgtcgtccgctCCCGCCATGGGCTACACGGTCGGCGGCGCGGTCGCCGTGGCCGGCGCCGTGCTCGCGTCGGTGCTGGCGTTCTAG